A part of Synchiropus splendidus isolate RoL2022-P1 chromosome 19, RoL_Sspl_1.0, whole genome shotgun sequence genomic DNA contains:
- the zmp:0000001062 gene encoding GTPase IMAP family member 7, whose product MDVDAKPPEKKVEPLRIMLLGKSGAGKSSSGNTILDRNAFKSDMKLTRVTRHCEKGVGKIDDVDVAIIDTPGLFETDRKKDEIMREILKSQKLSEPGPHVFVFVVPLGRMTQEDRDTKTLIEQNFGPRVWHYTIILFTHGDRLEGKTINDVITESDENLRAFIRQCSGGFLVFNNKELEDQKQVTKFLKKIQTLVALNGGGHYHNGLYPPKERKIRERQECIMVERNIALTEGKLAGQFEGQELEHKKMVLWRREEERARSDAENENKVGIKHLASLLLFLIIIIIGLLLSSVIDRPFLPALALLIFAVSFSVVKH is encoded by the exons ATGGATGTTGACGCGAAACCTCCGGAGAAAA AAGTCGAGCCTCTGAGGATCATGCTTCTCGGCAAGAGTGGAGCAGGAAAGAGCTCCAGCGGAAACACCATCCTGGACAGAAACGCGTTCAAGTCTGACATGAAGCTGACCAGGGTGACCCGTCACTGCGAGAAGGGCGTTGGCAAAATCGATGACGTGGACGTCGCCATCATTGACACGCCGGGGCTTTTCGAGACCGACCGCAAGAAGGATGAGATCATGCGGGAGATTCTGAAGTCGCAGAAGCTGTCGGAGCCAGGACCGCACGTGTTTGTCTTTGTGGTTCCGTTGGGGAGGATGACCCAGGAAGACAGAGACACTAAGACTTTGATTGAGCAGAATTTTGGCCCGAGAGTGTGGCACTATACCATCATCCTCTTCACTCACGGCGATCGCTTGGAGGGAAAAACGATCAACGATGTCATCACGGAGAGCGACGAAAACCTGCGCGCCTTCATCCGCCAGTGCAGCGGAGGCTTCCTCGTCTTTAACAACAAAGAGCTGGAAGATCAGAAGCAGGTGACCAAGTTCCTGAAGAAGATCCAGACGCTGGTGGCTCTAAACGGAGGCGGGCATTATCACAATGGCCTTTACCCCCCAAAGGAGCGGAAGATCCGGGAAAGACAGGAGTGCATCATGGTTGAGAGGAACATCGCTCTCACAGAGGGAAAGCTGGCGGGGCAATTCGAGGGTCAGGAGCTGGAGCACAAGAAGATGGTGctgtggaggagggaggaggaaaggGCTCGGTCAGATGCAGAGAACGAGAACAAAGTTGGCATTAAGCACTtggcctctctcctcctcttcctcatcatcatcatcattgggTTGCTCCTGAGCTCAGTCATCGACAGGCCTTTTCTACCAGCGTTGGCACTCCTCATTTTTGCTGTGAGCTTCTCTGTTGTTAAACATTGA